A window from Drosophila kikkawai strain 14028-0561.14 chromosome 2L, DkikHiC1v2, whole genome shotgun sequence encodes these proteins:
- the LManI gene encoding lysosomal alpha-mannosidase codes for MEYFFSRRRLTVFIICVLLNLDVNKATCGFESCPATKPNMINVHLVPHSHDDVGWLKTVEQYYYGSHNNIQHAGVQYILDTVIEELLKDSSRRFIQVETFFFAKWYSEQTEIVQRCVKKLVAEGRLEFAGGAWSMNDEAAVHYQSVIDQFNLGLKYLKDIFGDCGRPTIGWQIDPFGHSREMASIFAQMGYNGEFFARMDFMDKKKRLSDLEMEMIWKSSEYSKNPNIFTGLLYNHYSAPPGFCFDINCGDDPIIDGESFDNNVNKRVNDFIDYIKTMAKSFRANHIMVPMGDDFQFSQAAVNFKNMDKLIKYVNARQLEGSQMNVFYSTPSCYLYELHQLQQTWPNKTQDFFPYSSDAHSYWTGYFTSRPTQKGFHRIGNHFLQVVKQLGVLANLTSEQHLADLETLNKAMGIMQHHDAVTGTEKQAVASDYDRVLYDAIIGAENNTRDALRSLTNLTSGEFVSCLKLNISVCEFTQKTLNNVIVTLVNPLGHTTTQYVRIPAKNENYLVTDEKGHEIPSEVVPVPWQVLALQHRPNDTRYELVFKANVEKLANFYIRVLPYPRTEYHDYFSITKDVYNYPEAEDENTELIVQNSLIKLVFDTAKGGLKAIEMNGVTENIQQHFGIYKGFQGTNKKAFDRSSGAYIFRPDGDIEILNNKVQLTFYNGSRVKEVHQQWSDWISQVIRIYEDINRVEFEWLVGPIPADDEVGKEIITRFTSEISSKGKFYTDSNGREMLERERNQREAFDPDMSEAISGNYYPVTAQISLQDDKKRITLLNDRSQGGASLADGELELMLHRRLLTDDGFGVGEALNEKQYGTGLIARGKVYLVLDSAAANPKTAERLLQHELSLPLWKFFSKSNKGVSVNRHMIPDFTDFPRSVDLLSLEQQSKDEILLRVENFNTEGNVVSFNILALFESLSGDKIWETTLDGNMNLSEVKRFKFTQDSSGNIPTSVEYYNAPHKPLEADSTSDASEFVVTLESMQIRTFIIQKKV; via the exons TAATATCCAGCATGCCGGAGTCCAATACATTCTGGATACAGTAATTGAGGAGCTGCTGAAGGACTCCAGTCGACGATTCATACAAGTTGAGACATTCTTTTTTGCGAAATGGTACTCCGAGCAAACTGAGATCGTTCAGAGATGTGTGAAGAAATTGGTGGCCGAAGGACGCTTGGAGTTCGCCGGAGGAGCTTGGAGCATGAACGATGAGGCGGCCGTGCATTACCAAAGTGTGATAGATCAGTTTAATCTGGGTCTTAA GTACCTAAAAGACATCTTTGGGGATTGTGGACGTCCCACAATTGGCTGGCAGATTGATCCCTTTGGTCACTCCCGGGAAATGGCCTCGATATTCGCCCAAATGGGTTATAATGGGGAGTTCTTTGCGCGTATGGATTTTATGGATAAGAAGAAGCGCCTGAGTGATCTGGAGATGGAAATGATTTGGAAATCAAGTGAATATTCGAAGAATCCCAACATCTTTACCGGCTTGCTCTACAATCACTACTCAGCCCCTCCGGGCTTCTGCTTTGATATTAACTGTGGTGATGATCCCATTATCGATGGCGAAAGCTTTGACAATAACGTTAACAAGAGAGTCAACGACTTTATAGACTACATTAAGACCATGGCCAAGTCGTTTCGAGCTAATCACATAATGGTGCCCATGGGAGATGACTTTCAGTTCTCGCAGGCGGCAGTTAATTTCAAGAACATGGATAAACTTATCAA GTACGTCAACGCCCGCCAGCTGGAGGGATCTCAGATGAATGTCTTTTACTCAACCCCCTCCTGTTATCTCTACGAGTTGCATCAGCTGCAGCAAACGTGGCCGAACAAGACCCAGGACTTTTTTCCCTACTCCAGTGACGCACACTCCTATTGGACGGGCTACTTCACATCAAGGCCCACACAGAAAGGCTTTCACCGCATAGGCAATCACTTTTTGCAGGTGGTGAAACAGCTCGGTGTCTTGGCCAACTTGACCAGCGAGCAGCATTTGGCAGATCTCGAGACTTTAAACAAGGCTATGGGTATCATGCAGCACCACGATGCAGTCACTGGGACTGAGAAGCAAGCGGTTGCCTCCGACTACGATCGAGTGCTATATGATGCCATAATTGGTGCCGAGAATAATACTCGCGATGCACTTCGATCTCTGACTAATTTAACCTCTGGAGAGTTTGTCAGTTGCCTAAAGCTCAATATAAGTGTCTGCGAGTTTACCCAGAAGACACTTAACAATGTGATTGTAACTCTAGTGAATCCATTGGGACATACAACGACGCAATATGTGAGGATTCCAGCAAAGAATGAAAACTATTTAGTAACCGATGAAAAAG GTCACGAAATACCCTCAGAAGTGGTCCCTGTTCCCTGGCAAGTCTTGGCCCTTCAACATCGTCCCAATGATACGCGGTATGAGTTGGTTTTTAAAGCCAATGTTGAGAAACTGGCCAACTTCTACATAAGAGTGCTACCTTATCCTAGAACTGAATACCATGATTACTTCTCCATAACCAAAGATGTCTATAACTATCCCGAAGCTGAAGATGAAAACACCGAATTAATTGTACAGAACTCG CTTATAAAACTGGTATTTGACACAGCTAAGGGCGGCCTGAAAGCCATTGAAATGAATGGAGTTACAGAAAATATTCAGCAACACTTTGGCATATACAAAGGCTTTCAAGGCACAAACAAGAAAGCTTTTGACCGATCATCTGGTGCTTACATCTTCCGCCCAGATGGAGACATTGAAATACTAAACAACAAAGTTCAGCTTACCTTCTACAATGGCAGCCGAGTCAAGGAAGTCCATCAGCAGTGGAGCGATTGGATATCCCAGGTGATACGCATCTACGAGGATATAAATCGCGTAGAATTCGAGTGGCTGGTGGGTCCAATACCCGCCGACGACGAGGTTGGCAAGGAGATAATAACGCGCTTTACGAGCGAAATATCCTCAAAGGGAAAGTTCTACACCGATTCCAATGGTCGGGAGATGCTTGAGCGTGAAAGAAACCAGCGGGAGGCCTTTGATCCCGATATGTCAGAGGCCATAAGTGGCAACTACTATCCAGTCACCGCTCAAATCTCCCTCCAAGACGACAAGAAGCGGATCACTCTGTTGAACGACCGATCGCAGGGCGGAGCTAGCCTGGCAGACGGGGAACTGGAGCTAATGTTGCATCGCCGCCTATTAACCGATGATGGCTTTGGTGTGGGAGAAGCTCTCAATGAGAAACAGTACGGAACTGGCCTGATTGCCAGGGGAAAAGTCTATCTAGTTCTTGATTCTGCTGCGGCAAATCCCAAGACAGCAGAACGTTTGCTCCAGCACGAATTGAGTCTGCCCCTGTGGAAGTTCTTCAGTAAATCCAACAAAGGTGTCTCAGTCAACCGACACATGATTCCCGACTTTACCGATTTTCCCCGTTCGGTGGATCTTCTTTCCCTGGAACAGCAGTCAAAGGATGAAATATTATTGCGAGTGGAGAACTTTAATACCGAAGGAAACGTGGTTAGCTTTAACATACTCGCTCTCTTTGAGTCTTTGAGCGGAGATAAGATTTGGGAGACGACTTTGGATGGAAATATGAATTTAAGCGAAGTGAAGAGATTCAAGTTCACTCAAGATTCTTCCGGAAACATTCCTACTTCCGTGGAATACTACAATGCTCCACACAAGCCCCTGGAGGCGGATTCCACCTCAGATGCTTCAGAATTCGTTGTAACCCTGGAATCCATGCAGATTCGTACTTTTATAATCCAAAAAAAGGTCTAA
- the ppk10 gene encoding pickpocket protein 28, with amino-acid sequence MASKPFKNRRWPRAIINFIVLYFDNCCIHGFRYVVQAVLLLFERLLWLILLIVSIYFCIIVSLSSIHRYNTKSTHVGLERNYHFWNTTVPSITLCPMQRLNASFFANYCRVNGIKGPQKAILWDFLENLANSTYINFQNIPESDQIDQIIKELRLKPENYMELIYNLTYDSTYEPIEKQRTRSIDGQVNIHVRQVLTEYGLCYLGNSRLGEEYSSRYLIFGKYPEPNKYEATRKLLQYQIGSYFEKDVGFTLLSFSSEAIDSYIHSAFEVMKVDTNFGYTTEGVVYDPVSEEIIAEDNLETETSVQMRKCRFHHESNLTHFPFYTRNVCQQECRINLAFRICKCIPHFYPNRIANPKPVCDYKTLRSCFPRHADFFLKLYEENEHHEKPATCYCEQNCLDAVITTRSALPMIGSKQLLGSIGSAITIKTWPQVRLKRQVIFSMTDLMVSIGSTAGLFLGFSVLGLVEVLYFFTIRLIWQVLGYTL; translated from the exons ATGGCTTCTAAGCCCTTTAAGAATCGCCGTTGGCCCAGagcaattattaattttattgttttatacTTTGACAATTGCTGCATACACGGTTTTCGATATGTCGTTCAAGCTGTGCTTCTGTTGTTTGAAAG ATTGCTCTGGCTTATCCTGTTGATAGTAtccatatatttttgtattattgtGAGCCTATCATCTATTCATCGTTATAATACCAAAAGTACACATGTGGGCCTAGAA CGAAACTATCACTTTTGGAATACCACAGTGCCTAGTATAACTCTATGTCCAATGCAGCGTCTTAATGCTTCCTTTTTTGCCAATTATTGTCG GGTAAATGGCATTAAGGGACCACAGAAGGCCATTTTATGGGACTTTCTTGAGAACTTGGCCAACTCCACTtacataaattttcaaaacatACCCGAAAGCGATCAGATCGACCAGATAATTAAGGAACTGCGCCTCAAGCCGGAAAACTATATGGAATTAATTTACAACCTAACATACGACAGTACTTACGAGCCGATTGAAAAACAACGCACTCGCAGCATCGATGGACAGGTCAACATTCATGTCCGACAGGTTCTCACCGAGTACGGACTGTGCTATTTGGGGAACTCCAGGTTGGGTGAAGAGTATAGTTCCcgatatttaatatttggaaAATATCCCGAGCCGAATAAGTATGAGGCAACGCGAAAACTTCTGCAATATCAGATTGGTTCGTACTTTGAAAAGGATGTGGGATTCACTTTGCTGAGCTTCTCCAGCGAGGCAATAGAT AGCTACATACATTCTGCCTTTGAAGTCATGAAGGTAGATACCAATTTTGGTTATACAACTGAGGGCGTGGTCTACGATCCCGTTAGCGAAGAAATAATTGCTGAGGATAATCTAGAAAc aGAGACTTCTGTCCAAATGAGAAAGTGTCGCTTCCACCACGAATCCAATCTCACACACTTTCCATTTTATACAAGAAATGTGTGTCAGCAAGAGTGTCGCATTAACTTGGCctttagaatttgtaaatGCATTCCACACTTTTATCCCAATCGCA TCGCCAATCCCAAGCCTGTCTGTGACTACAAAACATTGAGGTCTTGTTTTCCACGACATGCCG ATTTCTTTCTTAAGCTATATGAAGAAAATGAGCATCACGAGAAGCCAGCAACGTGTTACTGCGAACAGAACTGTCTGGATGCCGTAATTACAACTAGATCCGCTTTA CCCATGATAGGTTCCAAGCAATTACTTGGAAGTATTGGCAGCGCTATAACTATTAAAACCTGGCCACAGGTACGCCTCAAGCGTCAAGTTATATTTTCAATGACCGATCTTATGG TTTCAATTGGCTCAACGGCTGGTCTCTTTCTGGGATTCAGTGTCTTGGGTCTGGTGGAAGTTCTATACTTCTTTACCATAAGGTTAATCTGGCAAGTATTGGGTTACACCCTCTGA
- the LOC108077315 gene encoding uncharacterized protein produces the protein MNTKMIPTSNKNPINWFNNFCAQSRSKFFTNLPESKEHLKFGDNLISVDECYTLIKRNMKRSENEKDTNEDALWNIPIILISLGCILVILMAFSFVIQCLVAKLRSSRIGEQFESDICKLEELAKGKQKTKKKCCSCR, from the coding sequence ATGAATACAAAAATGATTCCGACTAGCAACAAAAACCCAATAAattggtttaataatttttgcgCCCAGAGTCGCTCGAAGTTTTTCACCAACCTACCTGAGTCTAAGGAGCACCTAAAGTTTGGCGACAACCTAATAAGTGTTGATGAGTGTTACACCCTCATTAAGAGAAATATGAAGCGATCGGAAAACGAAAAAGACACGAACGAGGACGCATTGTGGAATATTCCAATAATTTTGATAAGTCTGGGCTGTATTCTCGTTATCCTAATGGCATTCAGCTTTGTGATCCAATGTCTTGTGGCAAAGTTAAGAAGTTCAAGGATCGGCGAGCAGTTCGAATCTGATATTTGCAAGTTAGAAGAGCTGGCAAAGGgaaagcaaaaaacaaaaaagaaatgttGCTCCTGCCGTTGA